The Klebsiella africana sequence ATCCTGGCTGTTTCTCTGGCAAACGCCAAAGCAGCTGCAGCGTCCAAAGGCCTGCCGCTGTACGCGCACATCGCGGAACTGAACGGCACTCCGGGCAAATACTCCATGCCGGTTCCGATGATGAACATCATCAACGGTGGTGAGCACGCTGACAACAACGTCGACATCCAGGAATTCATGATTCAGCCGGTTGGCGCGCCGACCCTGAAAGAAGCTGTACGCATGGGTTCTGAAGTGTTCCATCACCTGGCTAAAGTGCTGAAGTCTAAAGGCATGAACACTGCTGTTGGTGACGAAGGCGGCTACGCGCCGAACCTGGGTTCTAACGCCGAAGCGCTGGCTGTTATCGCTGAAGCGGTTAAAGCTGCTGGTTACGAGCTGGGCAAAGACATCACCCTGGCGATGGACTGCGCAGCATCTGAATTCTACAAAGACGGTAAATACGTTCTGGCTGGCGAAGGCAACAAAGCGTTCACCTCCGAAGAATTCACTCACTTCCTGGAAGAGCTGACCAAACAGTATCCGATCGTTTCCATCGAAGATGGCCTGGACGAATCTGACTGGGATGGTTTCGCATACCAGACCAAAGTTCTGGGCGACAAAATCCAGCTGGTTGGTGACGACCTGTTCGTAACCAACACCAAGATCCTGAAAGAAGGCATCGAAAAAGGCATCGCTAACTCCATCCTGATCAAATTCAACCAGATCGGTTCTCTGACCGAAACTCTGGCTGCAATCAAGATGGCGAAAGACGCTGGCTACACTGCTGTCATCTCTCACCGTTCTGGCGAAACTGAAGATGCGACCATCGCTGACCTGGCTGTCGGTACTGCTGCAGGCCAGATCAAAACTGGTTCTATGAGCCGTTCTGACCGCGTTGCTAAATACAACCAGCTGATTCGTATCGAAGAAGCGCTGGGTGAGCAAGCGCCGTTCAACGGTCGTAAAGAGATCAAAGGCCAGGCTTAATCCTGTCTTTGTGAAATAATAATGCCAGCCTTAGGGCTGGCATTTTTTTTACCTCGTTGGCCATTATTTGAAATCGACGGCCATTTGCTGGGGGATCGACAGCCCGCGCGTGGTTTCCACGCAGCGGTCAATGTAATCCGTAAAACGCGGTGGTTTTGGCATTCCCATGCTCAGCAGCTTGTCGTTGCTAAAGCGCACATTCAGCGTGGCGAAGGCGCCATATAAACGCATGGCTTTCAGCATCAGACGTTCGTTGCAGGGGCCAAAAATTCCTTTCAGTTCACGACGCATTTTGACC is a genomic window containing:
- the eno gene encoding phosphopyruvate hydratase, translated to MSKIVKVIGREIIDSRGNPTVEAEVHLEGGFVGMAAAPSGASTGSREALELRDGDKSRFLGKGVTKAVAAVNGPIAQAILGKDAKDQAGIDKIMIDLDGTENKSNFGANAILAVSLANAKAAAASKGLPLYAHIAELNGTPGKYSMPVPMMNIINGGEHADNNVDIQEFMIQPVGAPTLKEAVRMGSEVFHHLAKVLKSKGMNTAVGDEGGYAPNLGSNAEALAVIAEAVKAAGYELGKDITLAMDCAASEFYKDGKYVLAGEGNKAFTSEEFTHFLEELTKQYPIVSIEDGLDESDWDGFAYQTKVLGDKIQLVGDDLFVTNTKILKEGIEKGIANSILIKFNQIGSLTETLAAIKMAKDAGYTAVISHRSGETEDATIADLAVGTAAGQIKTGSMSRSDRVAKYNQLIRIEEALGEQAPFNGRKEIKGQA